A stretch of Candidatus Omnitrophota bacterium DNA encodes these proteins:
- a CDS encoding Gfo/Idh/MocA family oxidoreductase: protein MSNTVENQPKVGILGLGYWGKNILRNLSELGILHTACDTNQGLLDQHAKQFPGAKFVSDFDSIFSDPQIPALVISTPAATHYDLVKRALNAGKDVFVEKPLALTYAQGEELVRLSQSNGKILMVGHILQFHPAVIKLKELIKTGVLGKVQYIYSNRLNIGKLRVEENILWSFAPHDISVILMLAGEEPQKVSCEGESYLNDGIFDITLTHLEFRNKIKAHVFVSWLHPFKEQKLVVIGSNSMAVFDDMSKEKLFLYPHQIRWEDGKIPVAQKAECNPVPIDTLEPLKEELQHFYTCVMTRQKPKTDGEEGLRVLKVLEQAERNLRKD from the coding sequence ATGTCAAACACCGTTGAAAATCAACCGAAAGTCGGGATCCTGGGTCTCGGGTACTGGGGAAAAAATATCCTGCGCAATCTCTCCGAGTTGGGCATCCTGCACACGGCCTGCGACACCAACCAGGGGCTCCTCGACCAGCACGCCAAGCAGTTCCCCGGGGCGAAATTCGTTTCCGACTTTGATTCCATCTTCAGCGATCCGCAAATCCCCGCCCTTGTCATTTCCACCCCGGCGGCGACCCATTATGATCTGGTCAAAAGGGCGCTGAACGCCGGCAAAGACGTTTTTGTCGAAAAGCCTCTGGCCCTGACCTACGCCCAGGGGGAGGAACTGGTCCGTCTCTCCCAATCGAACGGCAAAATCCTGATGGTCGGGCACATCCTCCAGTTCCATCCCGCGGTCATTAAATTGAAGGAGCTGATCAAAACGGGAGTTCTGGGCAAGGTCCAGTATATTTATTCCAACCGTCTCAACATCGGCAAACTCCGCGTGGAGGAGAATATCCTCTGGAGCTTTGCCCCGCATGATATTTCCGTGATCCTGATGTTGGCCGGGGAGGAACCCCAAAAAGTTTCCTGTGAAGGGGAGAGCTACCTGAACGACGGGATTTTCGATATCACCCTCACGCACCTCGAGTTCCGGAACAAAATTAAAGCGCATGTTTTCGTCAGTTGGCTGCACCCGTTCAAGGAGCAGAAGCTGGTCGTCATCGGGTCCAACAGCATGGCGGTTTTCGACGACATGTCCAAAGAAAAACTGTTTCTCTATCCCCACCAGATCCGGTGGGAAGACGGGAAGATCCCTGTGGCGCAGAAGGCCGAATGTAACCCCGTCCCCATCGACACTCTCGAGCCGCTCAAGGAAGAGTTGCAGCACTTTTACACATGTGTCATGACTCGGCAGAAACCCAAGACAGACGGGGAAGAAGGGCTGCGCGTGCTCAAGGTGCTGGAACAGGCCGAACGGAATTTAAGAAAGGACTGA
- a CDS encoding acyltransferase yields MDTGPSYFAHPTACVDENVRIGAKTKIWHFSHILGGSTIGDHCIIGQNVVIGPDVIIGNTCKIQNNVSVYKGVTLEDGVFCGPSCVFTNVYNPRAFVERKHEFLPTLVKTGATIGANATIICGATIGRYALVGAGAVVKEDVADYSIVVGVPARHVGWACKCGAPLRGSKTLKNFTCKNCQSHYTIEKRRLVVVKETL; encoded by the coding sequence GTGGACACCGGACCGTCATATTTCGCGCATCCGACCGCCTGCGTTGACGAAAATGTGCGGATCGGGGCAAAAACAAAAATTTGGCACTTTTCCCATATCCTGGGAGGGTCTACGATCGGCGACCACTGCATCATCGGTCAAAACGTCGTCATCGGGCCAGATGTTATTATCGGTAACACCTGCAAGATCCAGAACAATGTTTCCGTGTACAAGGGGGTCACCCTCGAGGACGGCGTTTTCTGCGGACCGTCCTGCGTGTTCACAAACGTGTATAATCCCCGCGCCTTTGTCGAACGCAAGCACGAATTTCTCCCGACCTTGGTCAAGACCGGGGCCACGATCGGCGCCAATGCCACCATCATCTGCGGAGCCACCATCGGGCGTTACGCCCTGGTCGGCGCCGGGGCCGTGGTGAAGGAAGACGTGGCTGACTATTCCATCGTGGTCGGCGTCCCTGCCAGGCACGTTGGCTGGGCATGCAAATGCGGCGCGCCGCTCCGGGGATCGAAAACTTTAAAGAATTTTACATGCAAGAACTGCCAAAGCCACTACACCATCGAAAAGCGGCGCTTGGTGGTCGTGAAGGAGACGTTATAA
- a CDS encoding NAD-dependent epimerase/dehydratase family protein, translating into MDINGKRILVIGGAGLIGSHTVEGLLKEDVKEILVFDNFTRGSEENLEIALTDKRCKIFDAGGDILQTDILDAALKGVDGVFHFAALWLLQCYEYPRAAFDVNIRGTFNVLEACVKNQVKRLVYSSSASVYGDAVEEPMTENHPYNNTTFYGATKIAGEHMCRSFYNRYKLPYAGLRYMNVYGPRQDYKGAYIAVMMKILDRLDQGLPPVVYGDGSQAYDFVYVKDCAKANVCAMKSDAADSFYNVGTGIKTTVKEITQMLIELTNSSCHIHFEPAGTTFVKNRVGCPQKAKKEIGFQYTVELREGLQKLIEWRKTHMETVQRKRNKAAVS; encoded by the coding sequence ATGGACATCAATGGCAAGAGAATTCTGGTGATCGGCGGGGCTGGCCTTATCGGCTCCCATACGGTTGAAGGACTGCTCAAAGAAGACGTGAAGGAAATCCTAGTTTTTGATAATTTCACGCGCGGCAGCGAAGAAAACCTTGAAATAGCGCTAACGGACAAACGGTGCAAGATATTTGACGCCGGGGGAGATATCCTGCAAACCGACATTCTGGACGCGGCCCTCAAAGGGGTTGACGGCGTGTTCCACTTTGCAGCACTCTGGCTCCTGCAATGCTATGAGTATCCCCGCGCGGCATTTGACGTCAACATCCGCGGAACATTCAATGTCCTGGAAGCCTGTGTGAAAAATCAGGTCAAGCGCCTCGTTTACTCCTCCTCCGCGTCCGTCTACGGCGACGCCGTTGAGGAACCCATGACAGAAAACCACCCGTATAACAATACGACCTTTTACGGGGCGACCAAGATCGCAGGGGAACACATGTGCCGGTCTTTCTACAACCGTTATAAACTCCCCTATGCGGGTCTACGCTATATGAATGTCTACGGCCCGCGGCAGGACTATAAAGGCGCCTACATTGCCGTCATGATGAAAATCCTGGACCGGCTTGACCAAGGACTGCCACCCGTCGTTTACGGGGATGGATCTCAGGCCTATGACTTCGTTTACGTCAAGGATTGCGCCAAAGCCAATGTTTGCGCCATGAAATCCGACGCTGCCGATTCCTTCTACAACGTGGGGACCGGTATAAAAACCACCGTCAAGGAGATCACGCAGATGCTGATCGAACTGACAAACTCCTCATGCCACATTCACTTTGAACCCGCGGGGACAACGTTCGTAAAAAACCGCGTGGGGTGCCCCCAGAAGGCCAAAAAGGAAATTGGCTTTCAATACACCGTGGAATTGAGGGAAGGGCTGCAAAAGCTCATCGAATGGCGTAAAACACACATGGAAACCGTTCAGCGGAAGCGCAACAAGGCCGCGGTCTCGTGA
- a CDS encoding DegT/DnrJ/EryC1/StrS family aminotransferase → MPIPMLDLKREYEFMKADIDAAIRKCLDHQKWILGPEVKELEEKAAAYLETKHCIGASSGTDALVLALRALAIKRKGEEYFTRNDKIITTPFTFTATGDAILRSGATPVFVDIHPKTFNIDPVLVSRCLKEMPGVVGIIPVHLYGRSCEMDAIMDIARQHNLFVIEDVAQAFGASWNGKKAGTIGDCGAYSFFPSKNLGGFGDGGMVSTNDPGLADLVRMLLKHGGKDKYNVDHIGYNARLDTLQAAVLAAKLKHIDHFNNQRRAIADSYSKAIAGATGIVTPQSVPGHVFHQYTIRVEGGRRDALQKILKEAGVDTMIYYPVTLNKMKVFAARSETFNGLPEAERAVSEVLSLPIEPLFSAPEIQLIYETVKKSAAQ, encoded by the coding sequence ATGCCCATCCCGATGCTGGATCTCAAACGCGAGTATGAGTTCATGAAGGCCGACATTGACGCGGCGATCCGGAAATGCCTGGATCACCAAAAATGGATACTCGGGCCGGAAGTCAAAGAATTGGAAGAGAAGGCCGCCGCTTACCTGGAAACCAAGCATTGCATCGGAGCGTCTTCCGGCACCGATGCTCTGGTCCTGGCCCTGCGTGCCTTGGCCATCAAACGGAAAGGGGAGGAATACTTCACTCGAAACGACAAAATCATCACGACCCCGTTTACGTTCACGGCCACCGGAGACGCCATTTTACGGTCCGGGGCAACACCGGTCTTTGTCGACATCCACCCCAAAACGTTCAACATCGACCCGGTCCTGGTGTCCCGTTGCCTCAAAGAGATGCCGGGCGTCGTGGGCATCATTCCCGTACACCTTTACGGACGGTCCTGTGAAATGGACGCCATCATGGACATCGCCCGCCAACACAACCTTTTTGTGATTGAAGACGTTGCCCAGGCCTTCGGGGCCAGTTGGAACGGCAAAAAAGCAGGGACGATCGGAGATTGCGGGGCCTACAGTTTCTTCCCCAGTAAGAATCTTGGCGGATTCGGCGACGGGGGGATGGTGTCAACCAATGACCCCGGACTGGCGGACCTGGTCCGCATGCTCCTCAAGCACGGAGGAAAAGACAAATATAATGTGGACCACATCGGATACAACGCCCGCCTGGACACGCTGCAGGCGGCCGTCCTGGCTGCCAAATTGAAGCACATCGACCATTTTAACAATCAGCGGCGCGCCATCGCGGACAGTTATAGCAAAGCCATTGCCGGCGCAACGGGAATCGTTACGCCCCAATCCGTTCCTGGCCATGTGTTTCACCAGTATACGATCCGGGTGGAAGGGGGACGAAGAGACGCCCTGCAAAAGATATTGAAAGAGGCCGGTGTCGACACGATGATTTATTACCCCGTCACCCTGAATAAAATGAAAGTGTTTGCAGCCCGGAGCGAAACGTTCAACGGACTGCCCGAAGCTGAACGCGCGGTCAGCGAGGTCCTCAGCCTGCCGATCGAGCCCTTGTTTAGCGCTCCGGAGATCCAATTGATCTACGAAACCGTTAAAAAATCCGCTGCCCAATGA
- a CDS encoding class I SAM-dependent methyltransferase, producing MITNLLKKQTLDSFDYQWKNLPSGTGLLSDQAFAADVPRILSQEELCIHQDWFPGKEVLDAGCGNGRWTHGFLKLGARVTAVDYSDAALQHVRDSQSSLDMTSNLNLKKEDLLNISEDLRGKKFDLVFSWGVLHHTGDTHQALCNIAHLVKDNGVIYLYLYGTDSLSFVRKSLLHLLRSLLAPFPFPQKQKILERIFGRKNCHNFFDIYSPLINERFKFETIKTWLNRLGFPVVDQTIRHTEIFIRGCKEGCSAKPYFLPSPQRPYWFERLKP from the coding sequence ATGATCACAAATCTACTAAAAAAACAGACACTGGACAGCTTCGACTACCAGTGGAAAAACCTTCCATCGGGAACAGGTCTGTTGTCCGACCAAGCCTTCGCCGCAGATGTTCCCAGAATCCTGTCCCAGGAGGAACTCTGCATCCACCAAGACTGGTTTCCCGGCAAAGAGGTCCTTGATGCAGGTTGCGGGAACGGCCGATGGACGCATGGTTTCCTGAAGCTGGGGGCCAGGGTCACAGCCGTTGACTACAGCGATGCGGCTCTCCAACATGTCCGGGATTCCCAGTCCTCCCTTGATATGACATCAAACTTAAACCTCAAAAAAGAGGACCTGCTGAATATTTCCGAGGATCTGCGGGGAAAAAAGTTCGATCTTGTTTTTTCATGGGGAGTTTTACACCATACGGGAGACACCCACCAAGCCCTTTGCAACATTGCTCATCTCGTCAAAGACAACGGGGTTATTTATCTTTATCTGTACGGCACGGATTCTCTTTCTTTTGTTCGAAAATCCCTATTACACCTATTGCGATCGCTCCTTGCGCCTTTCCCTTTCCCCCAAAAACAGAAAATCCTGGAACGCATTTTCGGCAGAAAGAACTGCCACAATTTTTTTGATATCTATTCGCCACTGATCAACGAAAGGTTTAAATTTGAAACGATCAAAACATGGCTGAACCGGCTGGGGTTCCCTGTCGTGGACCAAACCATCCGTCACACCGAAATTTTTATACGCGGCTGCAAGGAAGGGTGCTCGGCCAAACCCTATTTCCTGCCATCCCCCCAGCGGCCATACTGGTTCGAGCGCCTCAAACCATGA
- a CDS encoding decaprenyl-phosphate phosphoribosyltransferase, with translation MLLILRLLRVKQWAKNSFIFFPLIYSGYLFHKTAALNCLLTFCGFCLISSGIYILNDFLDRDKDRLHPKKSQRPLAKLKIRGDVIGAAVLVLIASGLWVCQQVDRGVLFTAVIFIMIHLVYNYLTKHVVILDVIFIALGFQMRIWAGAYASGVLPSIWLQMCVFILALFLGFNKRRHELTTLKDVAAGHRKVLGDYSTQLLDQIIVICSTLAITFYGLYTISPDITARINNHNMVYSVTFVIYGIFRYLYLVHIRKLGDEPGEILFSDKSFMLNIIFWIAFIIVILYQ, from the coding sequence ATGCTATTAATACTAAGATTACTAAGAGTTAAACAATGGGCGAAAAATTCCTTCATTTTCTTCCCACTGATATACTCCGGATACCTCTTCCATAAAACAGCGGCCCTGAACTGCTTGCTGACCTTTTGCGGATTCTGCCTGATCTCCAGCGGAATCTACATCCTCAACGACTTCCTGGACCGGGACAAAGACCGACTCCACCCCAAGAAATCGCAGCGCCCCCTGGCGAAATTGAAAATCCGCGGGGATGTCATCGGGGCGGCGGTCCTGGTCCTGATCGCCTCCGGTCTCTGGGTCTGCCAGCAGGTCGACAGAGGGGTCTTATTTACCGCTGTCATTTTCATCATGATCCACCTGGTCTATAACTACCTGACCAAACATGTTGTCATCCTGGACGTCATCTTCATCGCCTTGGGTTTCCAAATGCGGATATGGGCCGGGGCCTACGCCTCCGGCGTCCTGCCGTCGATTTGGCTCCAGATGTGCGTGTTTATCCTGGCCCTGTTTCTGGGGTTCAACAAACGGCGGCACGAATTGACAACGCTCAAAGATGTCGCGGCAGGGCACCGCAAGGTCCTTGGAGACTATTCGACCCAGCTGCTGGATCAGATCATCGTCATCTGCTCGACTCTGGCCATCACGTTTTACGGCCTTTATACAATCTCCCCGGATATCACAGCCCGGATCAACAACCACAATATGGTCTACTCCGTCACTTTCGTAATTTACGGAATCTTCCGGTATTTATACCTGGTCCATATCCGCAAGCTGGGGGATGAACCGGGGGAAATCCTGTTTTCTGATAAATCCTTTATGCTGAACATCATTTTCTGGATCGCTTTCATCATTGTCATCCTATATCAATAA